The Takifugu flavidus isolate HTHZ2018 chromosome 21, ASM371156v2, whole genome shotgun sequence genome has a window encoding:
- the LOC130518229 gene encoding replication protein A 32 kDa subunit-A-like isoform X1, which produces MTAQATTKRATLQILPVTVSQLLSAPQVGHDAFVIGYLELHQVSVVGVVRRSAHYDTNVQYCVDDMTGPPLLVKQWVGEEATPICPGTYVKVTGCLRGGSDQKVLLALNVRCLQELNEITSHMMEVVQAHMQLFGKAFDVNMNPTAGPGAGGVLPIGLSTIQGEDVRRLWRRYRHTRAEDAAGLPQLDRPQNFSGVLAKRRSHLLHRRPASFQVDGALVPADLDRSAAHVWTFFVCFL; this is translated from the exons atgaCAGCCCAGGCTACCACGAAG AGGGCAACTCTTCAGATTCTGCCCGTCACCGTGTCCCAGCTGCTGTCCGCTCCACAAGTGGGCCATGATGCCTTTGTGATCGGCTACTTGGAGCTACACCAG GTGTCCGTGGTTGGCGTCGTCAGAAGGTCCGCCCACTACGACACCAATGTCCAGTACTGTGTGGACGACATGACCGGACCGCCGCTCTTGGTGAAGCAGTGGGTCGGCGAAGAG GCCACGCCCATTTGCCCTGGCACATATGTGAAGGTCACCGGATGTCTCCGCGGTGGCAGC GATCAAAAGGTTCTGCTGGCGCTGAACGTGCGCTGCCTCCAGGAGCTGAACGAGATCACGTCCCACATGATGGAGGTGGTCCAGGCCCACATGCAGCTTTTTGGAAAG GCCTTTGACGTGAACATGAATCCCACCGCTGGACCCGGCGCTGGAGGCGTGCTCCCCATCGGGCTGTCCACCATCCAGGGGGAG GACGTACGCCGCCTCTGGCGACGGTATCGGCATACACGAGCTGAAGACGCAGCTGGGCTTCCTCAGCTCGACCGACCTCAG AACTTCTCTGGCGTTCTTGCTAAACGAAGGTCACATCTTCTCCACCGTCGACCAGCATCATTTCAAGTCGACGGAGCATTAGTTCCAGCTGATCTGGATCGGTCTGCTGCCCACGTTTGGACCTTTTTCGTTTGTTTTTTGTGA
- the LOC130518229 gene encoding replication protein A 32 kDa subunit-like isoform X2, producing the protein MTAQATTKRATLQILPVTVSQLLSAPQVGHDAFVIGYLELHQVSVVGVVRRSAHYDTNVQYCVDDMTGPPLLVKQWVGEEATPICPGTYVKVTGCLRGGSDQKVLLALNVRCLQELNEITSHMMEVVQAHMQLFGKAFDVNMNPTAGPGAGGVLPIGLSTIQGEVLHVIRTYAASGDGIGIHELKTQLGFLSSTDLRTSLAFLLNEGHIFSTVDQHHFKSTEH; encoded by the exons atgaCAGCCCAGGCTACCACGAAG AGGGCAACTCTTCAGATTCTGCCCGTCACCGTGTCCCAGCTGCTGTCCGCTCCACAAGTGGGCCATGATGCCTTTGTGATCGGCTACTTGGAGCTACACCAG GTGTCCGTGGTTGGCGTCGTCAGAAGGTCCGCCCACTACGACACCAATGTCCAGTACTGTGTGGACGACATGACCGGACCGCCGCTCTTGGTGAAGCAGTGGGTCGGCGAAGAG GCCACGCCCATTTGCCCTGGCACATATGTGAAGGTCACCGGATGTCTCCGCGGTGGCAGC GATCAAAAGGTTCTGCTGGCGCTGAACGTGCGCTGCCTCCAGGAGCTGAACGAGATCACGTCCCACATGATGGAGGTGGTCCAGGCCCACATGCAGCTTTTTGGAAAG GCCTTTGACGTGAACATGAATCCCACCGCTGGACCCGGCGCTGGAGGCGTGCTCCCCATCGGGCTGTCCACCATCCAGGGGGAG GTGTTGCACGTCATCAGGACGTACGCCGCCTCTGGCGACGGTATCGGCATACACGAGCTGAAGACGCAGCTGGGCTTCCTCAGCTCGACCGACCTCAG AACTTCTCTGGCGTTCTTGCTAAACGAAGGTCACATCTTCTCCACCGTCGACCAGCATCATTTCAAGTCGACGGAGCATTAG
- the pdik1l gene encoding serine/threonine-protein kinase pdik1l, translating into MVSSQPKYDLIQEVGRGSYGVVYEAAVKRTGARVAVKKIRCHSPENVELALREFWALSSIQSQHPNVIHLEECILQRDQLAQKMSHGSSSPLYLQLVETSLKGEIAFDPCCAYYLWFVMDFCDGGDMNAYLLSRKPSRKTNTSFMLQLGSALAFLHRNQIIHRDLKPDNILISQARSPAGSTEPTLKVADFGLSKVCSTSGLNPEEPASVNKCFLSTACGTDFYMAPEVWEGHYTAKADIFALGVIIWAMVERITFVDVETQKELLGSYVQQGSEIVPLGEALLENPKMELLIPARKKSMNSHMKQLIRDMLSANPQERPDAFELELRLVRIACRELDWDT; encoded by the exons ATGGTAAGCAGCCAGCCGAAGTACGACCTGATCCAGGAGGTGGGGCGTGGCAGCTACGGCGTGGTCTATGAGGCGGCGGTGAAGCGCACCGGCGCCCGCGTGGCTGTGAAGAAGATCCGCTGTCACTCTCCGGAGAACGTGGAGCTGGCCCTCAGAGAGTTCTGGGCCCTCAGCAGCATCCAGAGCCAGCACCCCAATGTCATCCACCTGGAGGAGTGCATCCTGCAGCGGGACCAGCTGGCCCAGAAGATGAGCCACGGCTCCAGCTCGCCGCTCTACCTGCAG ctggtggaGACGTCCCTGAAAGGCGAGATCGCCTTTGACCCCTGCTGTGCCTACTACCTGTGGTTCGTCATGGACTTCTGCGACGGGGGCGACATGAACGCCTACCTGCTGTCCCGTAAGCCCAGCCGCAAGACCAACACCAGCTTCATGCTGCAGCTGGGCAGCGCCCTGGCTTTTCTGCACCGCAACCAGATCATCCACCGCGACCTCAAACCGGACAACATCCTCATCTCGCAGGCCCGCTCGCCCGCCGGCTCCACCGAGCCCACCCTCAAAGTGGCCGATTTTGGGCTGAGCAAGGTCTGCTCCACCTCTGGGCTCAACCCCGAGGAGCCGGCCAGCGTCAACAAGTGCTTCCTGTCCACGGCGTGCGGAACGGACTTCTACATGGCCCCGGAGGTGTGGGAGGGTCACTACACGGCCAAGGCGGACATCTTTGCCCTGGGGGTGATCATCTGGGCCATGGTGGAGCGCATCACCTTCGTGGACGTGGAGAcgcagaaggagctgctggggaGCTACGTGCAGCAGGGCTCCGAGATCGTCCCCCTGGGCGAGGCCCTGCTGGAGAACCCAaagatggagctgctgatccCGGCCAGGAAGAAGAGCATGAACAGCCACATGAAGCAGCTGATCAGGGACATGCTGTCGGCCAACCCCCAGGAGCGGCCGGACGCCTTCGAGCTGGAGCTCAGACTGGTCCGGATCGCCTGCAGGGAGCTGGACTGGGACACGTGA